A genomic segment from Brevundimonas mediterranea encodes:
- a CDS encoding helix-turn-helix domain-containing protein, with translation MSAALLAMTPEPLARPLPTPEPEAMCPLNAAFADSQALRTTVDLGDDLFLAGAAADYAYRVEAGVLMSYRLLRDGRRQVVDFHLPGEFLGLDAGVDYTTAVQAVTPAVVAGMRRRRLSALAATDVRLTGALWAASVRVCQRSQDHAAILARQSATERVAAFLLAYARRVRSLDDMILPMSRQDMADFLGLAIHTVSRTLTQMEGSGLISARSSRHVRLVRRDRLEALCS, from the coding sequence ATGTCCGCAGCCCTTCTCGCGATGACCCCCGAGCCGCTCGCGCGTCCGCTCCCGACGCCCGAGCCCGAAGCCATGTGCCCGCTCAACGCCGCCTTCGCCGACAGTCAGGCTCTTCGCACCACCGTCGATCTGGGCGACGACCTGTTTCTCGCCGGCGCGGCCGCCGACTACGCCTATCGCGTGGAGGCGGGCGTCTTGATGAGCTATCGCCTGCTGCGGGACGGTCGTCGCCAAGTCGTGGACTTCCATTTGCCTGGCGAGTTCCTCGGGCTTGACGCGGGCGTGGACTATACGACCGCTGTGCAAGCCGTCACGCCGGCCGTCGTGGCCGGGATGCGGCGTCGGCGTCTTTCGGCCTTGGCGGCGACCGATGTCCGCCTGACCGGCGCCCTGTGGGCGGCCTCGGTGAGGGTCTGCCAACGCAGTCAGGATCATGCCGCCATTCTCGCTCGCCAAAGCGCCACCGAACGGGTCGCCGCCTTTCTTCTCGCCTACGCCCGACGAGTCAGATCGCTCGACGACATGATCTTGCCGATGAGCCGCCAGGACATGGCTGACTTCCTGGGTCTGGCGATCCACACCGTCTCGCGCACCCTGACCCAAATGGAAGGCTCCGGCCTGATCTCGGCGCGCTCCAGTCGGCACGTCCGGCTGGTCCGCCGCGACCGGCTTGAAGCCCTTTGTTCCTAA
- a CDS encoding alternative oxidase encodes MNMTDLLSDIDVHHAPRSVSDRIAWGFVKSLRFCADTFFAKRYGHRAVVLETVAAVPGMVGATLTHLKALRRMSDDRGWIRTLMDEAENERMHLMTFIEVCQPTLFERFIVMAVQWLFYLFFFGLYLVSPRTAHRVVGYFEEEAVISYTHYLAEIDEGRSENAPAPKIARDYWGLPASATLRDVVLVVRADEAHHRDVNHGFADELAGGPVKAVRPGPAHVPLQPHWTVA; translated from the coding sequence ATGAATATGACTGACCTTCTGAGTGATATCGACGTCCATCATGCGCCGCGTTCGGTGTCTGATCGCATCGCCTGGGGTTTTGTGAAGTCGCTCCGCTTCTGCGCGGACACCTTCTTCGCCAAGCGTTACGGCCACCGGGCCGTGGTGCTGGAGACGGTGGCGGCCGTGCCCGGCATGGTCGGAGCCACCCTGACCCACCTGAAAGCCCTGCGGCGCATGAGCGACGACCGCGGCTGGATCCGCACCCTGATGGACGAGGCCGAAAACGAGCGCATGCACCTGATGACCTTCATCGAGGTGTGCCAGCCGACCCTGTTCGAACGTTTCATCGTCATGGCCGTGCAATGGCTGTTCTATCTCTTCTTCTTCGGCCTCTATCTGGTCTCGCCCCGCACCGCCCATCGGGTCGTCGGCTATTTCGAAGAAGAGGCGGTGATCAGCTACACCCATTATCTCGCTGAGATCGACGAAGGGCGTAGCGAGAACGCCCCTGCGCCTAAGATCGCCCGCGACTACTGGGGTCTGCCCGCGTCCGCAACGCTGCGCGACGTGGTTCTGGTGGTCCGCGCCGACGAGGCGCATCACCGTGACGTCAACCATGGCTTCGCCGATGAACTGGCCGGCGGACCGGTCAAGGCCGTGCGGCCGGGTCCCGCGCATGTTCCGCTTCAACCGCATTGGACGGTTGCCTGA
- a CDS encoding NnrS family protein, whose product MTTDRPLRALSTPVLFSLGLRPFFLFGALWGAMAAPLWVYVLAHGDGRIAGRAGMDWHIHEMLFGYVGAVIGGFLLTAVPNWTGRAPLAGTPLAVLFGLWAVGRLALSTPGADAFTLLILDGLYLTGLSLVVWRDVLAARNWRNLGVALAVTGLAAANLAFHLRSGEAGGLDAVVRAGLGLIVMLLVLIGGRVTPNFTRNWLARQGSGRLPAPASRFDLGVMAFTLTALVAWVWRADHPAVGVVLALAGLLNGVRLARWCGWRTAGEPLVWILHLGYAWLAVGLVLLGLAAMGASFAPSAGVHALTTGAMGVMILAVMTRATRGHTGRPLEADRATVVLYGLANLAAVVRVAGGLWPEVYGAALIVAGGLWAASLLGYALVYGPMLLGPRLR is encoded by the coding sequence ATGACCACCGATCGCCCCCTTCGCGCTCTTTCAACGCCCGTCCTGTTCAGCTTAGGGCTTCGGCCCTTCTTCCTGTTCGGCGCCCTGTGGGGAGCGATGGCGGCGCCGCTCTGGGTCTATGTTCTGGCGCATGGCGACGGACGGATCGCCGGTCGCGCGGGGATGGACTGGCATATCCACGAGATGCTGTTCGGCTATGTCGGCGCCGTCATCGGCGGTTTTCTTCTGACCGCCGTGCCGAACTGGACCGGTCGCGCGCCACTCGCGGGAACGCCGCTGGCGGTGTTGTTCGGGCTCTGGGCCGTCGGACGTCTGGCCCTGTCGACCCCCGGAGCCGACGCCTTCACCCTGCTGATCCTCGACGGCCTCTATCTGACAGGGCTGAGCCTGGTCGTCTGGCGCGACGTCCTGGCGGCGCGCAACTGGCGCAATCTCGGCGTCGCCCTGGCCGTAACCGGACTGGCCGCCGCCAATCTGGCCTTCCACCTCAGGTCAGGAGAGGCCGGCGGTCTGGACGCCGTGGTGCGCGCCGGTCTAGGCCTGATCGTCATGCTTCTGGTCCTGATCGGCGGCCGTGTGACGCCGAACTTCACCCGCAATTGGCTGGCGCGCCAGGGAAGCGGGCGGCTGCCCGCCCCTGCCTCGCGGTTCGATCTGGGGGTCATGGCGTTTACCCTGACGGCTCTCGTCGCCTGGGTGTGGCGGGCCGACCATCCGGCGGTCGGAGTGGTCCTGGCCTTGGCGGGGCTCTTGAACGGCGTGCGGCTGGCCCGGTGGTGCGGCTGGCGCACCGCCGGCGAGCCGCTGGTCTGGATTCTGCACCTCGGCTACGCTTGGCTCGCCGTCGGCCTGGTCCTGCTGGGGCTGGCCGCCATGGGGGCGAGCTTTGCGCCTTCGGCGGGCGTCCACGCCCTGACGACCGGGGCCATGGGGGTGATGATCCTGGCGGTGATGACCCGGGCCACGCGCGGCCATACGGGACGGCCGCTGGAGGCGGACCGGGCCACGGTGGTCTTGTATGGGCTCGCCAATCTCGCCGCCGTGGTGCGGGTGGCGGGCGGGCTGTGGCCGGAGGTCTATGGCGCGGCCCTGATCGTCGCGGGCGGCCTTTGGGCGGCGTCTTTGCTCGGCTACGCCCTTGTCTACGGGCCGATGTTGCTAGGACCGCGCTTGAGGTGA
- a CDS encoding pseudoazurin — protein sequence MTTRRALLTAAAGWGLGGAAAARVHRVQMLNRGPGGAMVFDPAFLRAEIGDLVRFVPTDPGHNAEVIVGLAPTGTPPTRGAMGAVFDLRLERPGLYGVKCAPHFGMGMVALIAVGDVRASRSGFEAGVARLPGLARRRMIEALTRLG from the coding sequence ATGACCACGCGACGGGCGCTGCTGACGGCGGCGGCGGGATGGGGGCTCGGCGGCGCGGCCGCCGCGCGCGTCCACCGCGTTCAGATGCTGAACCGCGGGCCGGGCGGAGCCATGGTGTTCGACCCGGCCTTTCTGCGCGCCGAGATCGGAGATCTCGTTCGCTTCGTGCCGACCGATCCCGGACATAATGCGGAGGTCATCGTCGGGCTTGCGCCGACGGGAACGCCGCCGACGCGCGGCGCCATGGGGGCGGTGTTCGACCTTCGTCTCGAACGACCCGGCCTCTACGGCGTCAAGTGCGCGCCTCATTTCGGCATGGGCATGGTGGCTCTGATCGCCGTTGGCGATGTCCGCGCCAGCCGCTCCGGGTTTGAAGCCGGTGTGGCGCGCCTTCCAGGGCTGGCCCGACGACGCATGATCGAGGCGCTGACGAGACTGGGTTGA
- the nrdD gene encoding anaerobic ribonucleoside-triphosphate reductase, translating to MSQNRPASAADRIPQSERQPCEVWTRVMGYHRPVSSFNLGKKGEFRERLYFSERAAGLE from the coding sequence ATGTCTCAGAACCGTCCCGCCTCAGCTGCGGACCGTATTCCCCAGAGCGAGCGTCAACCCTGCGAGGTATGGACGCGGGTGATGGGCTATCACCGCCCCGTTTCGTCGTTCAATCTCGGCAAGAAGGGCGAGTTCCGCGAGCGTCTCTATTTCAGCGAACGGGCCGCCGGTCTTGAGTGA
- a CDS encoding DUF305 domain-containing protein — translation MGSYVGLHHLIYESTDPHVATLLRAESSKHPETGAAPGAFWRGQTHYHGKAGATRAPGAGAAAAMLAQMQHMHDATNAVQVTGDLDHDFTALMIPHHQAAVDMANTYLESGADPELRRLAQHIVETQQQEIRQMRAYGGTPASASSAHAH, via the coding sequence ATGGGGTCCTACGTCGGCCTGCACCATTTGATCTATGAGAGCACCGACCCGCATGTCGCGACCCTGCTGCGCGCGGAGTCCTCTAAACATCCTGAAACCGGAGCGGCGCCCGGAGCCTTCTGGCGCGGGCAGACCCACTACCACGGCAAGGCGGGCGCCACCCGAGCGCCTGGCGCCGGAGCGGCTGCGGCGATGCTGGCTCAGATGCAGCACATGCACGACGCCACCAACGCCGTGCAGGTGACCGGCGATCTCGATCACGATTTCACCGCCCTTATGATCCCCCACCACCAGGCCGCGGTGGATATGGCCAACACCTATCTGGAAAGCGGCGCCGATCCGGAACTGCGCCGACTGGCGCAACATATTGTGGAGACCCAGCAGCAGGAGATTCGCCAGATGCGGGCCTATGGTGGAACACCGGCATCCGCGTCCTCGGCCCACGCCCATTGA
- a CDS encoding anaerobic ribonucleoside-triphosphate reductase activating protein has translation MSELLVGGFEPLSVCDWPGQLAATVFCQGCPWRCGYCHNPHLLPVRGAALLSWPATLEFLRRRRGLLDAVVFSGGEPTLQKGLVEAVVQVRSLGFRIGLHTGGAYPSRLARVLPLVDWVGFDVKTAFDDYDDLTRARGSGRRARASLQLLLDSGKPHDLRTTIHPRLHPASRLDRLREDLEQEGAGPSRLQAFRSTGCLDSGLQVTDEEMEWGPA, from the coding sequence TTGAGTGAGCTGCTCGTCGGCGGGTTCGAGCCTCTGTCGGTCTGCGACTGGCCCGGTCAGTTGGCGGCGACGGTCTTTTGCCAGGGGTGTCCCTGGCGCTGCGGCTACTGCCACAATCCCCACCTCCTGCCCGTCAGAGGCGCCGCCCTTCTGTCCTGGCCGGCGACGCTCGAGTTTCTGCGTCGTCGGCGCGGCCTGCTGGACGCCGTCGTCTTCAGCGGCGGCGAACCCACATTGCAGAAAGGCCTGGTCGAGGCCGTCGTCCAGGTTCGATCTCTGGGCTTCCGCATCGGCCTGCACACCGGCGGCGCCTATCCGTCGCGGTTGGCGCGGGTTCTGCCGCTGGTGGATTGGGTGGGTTTCGACGTCAAGACCGCCTTCGACGACTATGACGACCTGACCCGCGCCCGCGGCAGCGGCCGTCGCGCCCGCGCCAGCCTGCAGCTGCTGTTGGATAGTGGAAAACCCCACGATCTGCGCACCACGATCCACCCTCGGCTGCATCCGGCGTCGCGTCTCGACCGTCTGCGCGAGGACCTGGAACAGGAAGGCGCCGGTCCGTCGCGGCTTCAGGCTTTTCGGTCCACAGGTTGTCTGGACTCCGGGCTGCAGGTGACGGATGAGGAGATGGAATGGGGCCCGGCCTGA
- a CDS encoding PAS domain-containing sensor histidine kinase: protein MKTSRISAPLFWAERVRPHRHLVGAAIALGGVGLAYAARWAMAPMLGERIAFLFFVPAVAAAAAVGGFGAGALAALLGAAGGLLITWQAGPRTGGDIATALVFLAVGIGLSVGGELLHRGRRGVVAANAHLRAREAHLQSILDTVPDAMVVISERGVIRSFSPAAERMFGWTASEVVGENVKRLMPEPYKAQHDDYLERYRRTGERRIIGQGRVVVGQRRDGATFPLELAVGEMQSGEERYFTGFIRDLTDRQATETRLQELQTELIHISRLTAMGEMASALAHELNQPLTAMANYLNGSARLLDREELPREVLKDALRKAGAQALRAGDIIRRLRDFVARGEVERRVESLPKLIEEAGALALVGAKEHGVRVTLDFPPDVDLVLADRVQIQQVVLNLIRNAIEAMEDQPRRDLTISLTRCADEACVTVADTGSGLDPSVADMLFQPFVTTKRTGMGVGLSICRTIVEAHGGRIWATPRPEGGAQFAFTLKTADEDDTDGDDDPG, encoded by the coding sequence ATGAAAACCAGCCGAATCAGCGCGCCGCTCTTTTGGGCCGAACGGGTGCGACCGCACCGGCATCTGGTCGGCGCCGCGATCGCTCTGGGCGGAGTGGGCCTGGCCTATGCCGCGCGGTGGGCGATGGCGCCCATGCTGGGCGAGCGGATCGCTTTTCTCTTCTTCGTCCCTGCCGTCGCGGCCGCCGCCGCCGTGGGCGGATTCGGCGCCGGCGCCCTCGCCGCCTTGCTCGGCGCCGCCGGGGGTTTGCTGATCACCTGGCAGGCTGGGCCAAGGACCGGCGGCGACATCGCCACCGCCCTGGTCTTTCTGGCTGTCGGAATCGGCTTGAGCGTGGGCGGGGAACTTCTTCACCGGGGCCGCCGCGGCGTCGTCGCGGCCAACGCTCACCTACGCGCGCGCGAGGCGCATCTGCAGTCCATCCTGGACACGGTCCCTGACGCCATGGTCGTGATCAGCGAAAGGGGCGTCATAAGGTCCTTCAGCCCGGCGGCCGAGCGGATGTTCGGCTGGACGGCCAGCGAGGTCGTCGGGGAGAATGTCAAACGGCTGATGCCCGAGCCCTACAAGGCGCAACACGACGATTATCTCGAGCGCTATCGGCGGACGGGCGAAAGACGGATTATCGGCCAGGGTCGGGTCGTGGTCGGTCAAAGGCGCGATGGGGCGACCTTTCCCCTCGAACTGGCGGTCGGCGAGATGCAGTCCGGCGAGGAACGCTACTTCACCGGCTTTATTCGCGACCTGACGGACCGCCAGGCCACGGAGACCCGGCTACAGGAGTTGCAGACCGAGCTGATCCATATCTCGCGCTTGACCGCCATGGGCGAAATGGCCTCGGCCCTCGCCCACGAACTGAACCAGCCCCTGACCGCCATGGCCAACTATCTCAACGGCTCGGCGCGTCTGCTCGATCGTGAGGAACTGCCGCGCGAGGTGCTCAAGGACGCGCTTCGCAAGGCCGGAGCCCAGGCCTTGCGCGCGGGCGACATCATTCGCCGGCTGCGCGACTTCGTCGCGCGCGGCGAGGTGGAACGCCGCGTCGAAAGCCTGCCCAAGCTGATCGAGGAGGCCGGCGCCCTGGCGCTGGTCGGCGCCAAAGAGCATGGCGTGCGCGTCACGCTCGATTTCCCGCCCGACGTCGATCTGGTGTTGGCGGATCGTGTCCAGATCCAGCAGGTCGTGCTCAATCTGATCCGCAACGCCATCGAAGCCATGGAAGACCAGCCCCGGCGGGATCTGACCATATCGCTCACGCGATGCGCCGACGAGGCCTGCGTCACCGTCGCCGATACGGGATCGGGACTGGACCCGTCGGTGGCGGATATGCTTTTCCAGCCCTTTGTGACCACCAAGCGAACGGGAATGGGCGTGGGTCTGTCGATCTGCCGAACCATCGTCGAAGCGCATGGCGGACGCATCTGGGCGACCCCGCGTCCGGAGGGCGGCGCGCAGTTCGCCTTTACCTTGAAGACCGCAGATGAAGACGACACCGATGGCGACGATGATCCAGGCTGA
- a CDS encoding ribonucleoside triphosphate reductase, translating to MLTVIRPAAPSIDVVQTVREYVDRQDWRVNANANQGYSLGGLILNVSGKVIANYWLSHLYPPAVGAAHREGDLHIHDLDMLSGYCAGWSLRNLLTEGLNGVANKIESAPPRHLSSAVGQVVNFLGALQNEWAGAQAFSSFDTYMAPFVRKDAMPYEAVRQCLQEMVFNLNVPSRWGTQTPFTNLTFDWTCPDDLKAQIPMIGGEAMPFAYGDLQPEMDMINRAFIEVMSEGDALGRAFTFPIPTYNITPDFPWDHENAERLFAMTAKYGLPYFQNFLNSDLKPHMVRSMCCRLQLDLTELLKRGNGLFGSAEQTGSLGVVTINCARLGYRRKGDEAALLADLDRLLDLGRDSLEIKRTEIQRLMDDGLFPYTRRYLGTLRNHFSTLGVNGINEMIRNFTDDVEDVTTPAGHALAERLLDHVRARILAFQDETGHMYNLEATPAEGATYRFAKEDRSRWPDILQAGTPENPYYTNSSQLPVGYTDDPFEALDRQQILQSKYTGGTVLHLYMGARLSSAEACRKLVQRALANFRLPYITVTPTYSICPTHGYLAGEHPFCPKCDEVILARRARAAA from the coding sequence ATGTTGACCGTCATCCGCCCCGCCGCCCCGTCCATCGACGTCGTTCAAACGGTTCGCGAATATGTGGACCGGCAGGACTGGCGGGTGAACGCGAACGCCAACCAGGGCTATTCCTTGGGCGGCCTGATCCTGAATGTCTCCGGCAAGGTGATCGCCAACTACTGGCTGTCCCACCTCTATCCGCCCGCCGTCGGCGCCGCCCACCGCGAGGGCGACCTGCACATCCACGATCTGGACATGCTCAGCGGCTATTGCGCGGGCTGGTCGCTCAGAAACCTGCTCACGGAAGGTCTGAACGGCGTGGCCAACAAGATCGAGTCGGCGCCGCCTCGCCACCTGTCCAGCGCGGTCGGCCAGGTCGTCAACTTCCTGGGCGCCCTGCAGAACGAATGGGCGGGCGCCCAGGCCTTCAGCTCGTTCGACACCTATATGGCGCCGTTCGTCCGTAAGGACGCCATGCCCTATGAGGCGGTGCGTCAGTGTCTTCAGGAGATGGTGTTCAATCTCAATGTGCCCTCTCGGTGGGGCACGCAGACGCCCTTCACCAATCTGACCTTCGACTGGACCTGCCCTGATGATCTGAAGGCGCAGATTCCGATGATCGGTGGTGAGGCCATGCCCTTCGCCTATGGCGACCTCCAGCCGGAGATGGACATGATCAACCGCGCCTTCATCGAGGTCATGAGCGAAGGCGACGCCCTGGGCCGCGCCTTCACCTTCCCCATCCCGACCTACAACATCACGCCGGACTTTCCCTGGGATCACGAGAACGCCGAACGGCTGTTCGCCATGACGGCCAAATACGGCCTGCCCTATTTTCAGAATTTCCTGAACTCCGATCTCAAGCCGCACATGGTCCGGTCCATGTGCTGCCGACTTCAGCTCGACCTGACGGAATTGCTCAAGCGCGGCAACGGTCTGTTCGGGAGCGCCGAACAGACCGGGTCGCTCGGGGTCGTCACCATCAACTGCGCCCGGCTCGGCTACAGGCGCAAGGGCGACGAGGCCGCGCTTCTGGCCGATCTCGACCGGCTGCTGGACCTGGGCCGCGACAGTCTGGAGATCAAGCGCACGGAGATCCAGCGCCTGATGGACGACGGCCTGTTTCCCTACACGCGGCGTTATCTGGGCACGCTGCGAAACCACTTCTCGACCCTGGGGGTGAACGGGATCAACGAGATGATCCGAAACTTCACCGACGACGTGGAGGACGTCACCACCCCGGCGGGCCACGCCCTGGCCGAGCGGCTTTTGGACCATGTGCGCGCCCGGATCCTCGCCTTCCAGGACGAGACCGGCCACATGTACAATCTGGAAGCCACGCCGGCCGAGGGCGCCACCTATCGTTTCGCCAAGGAAGACCGGAGTCGTTGGCCCGACATCCTCCAGGCCGGAACGCCCGAAAACCCCTATTACACCAACTCGAGCCAGCTTCCGGTCGGCTACACCGACGACCCGTTCGAGGCTCTGGACCGCCAACAGATCCTGCAGTCCAAATACACCGGCGGCACGGTGCTCCACCTGTATATGGGCGCGCGCCTTTCCAGCGCCGAGGCCTGTCGCAAACTCGTCCAGCGCGCCCTGGCCAATTTCCGCCTGCCTTACATCACCGTCACCCCGACCTATTCCATCTGCCCCACGCACGGCTACCTCGCCGGCGAGCACCCGTTCTGCCCCAAATGCGACGAAGTGATCTTGGCCCGTCGCGCCCGCGCGGCCGCCTGA
- a CDS encoding NnrU family protein has translation MDWIEFIAALAAFFIAHWAPLRPRLRAPLKRMLGQTGFTWIYSVLSLGLLAWLIMATNRAPRLMIWPWAPWQNLLVLGAMAAAVLILALTLGRPNPFSFGGGGGPAPFDPTRPGLTRWIRHPILTALALWALAHLVANGDLAHVALFGLLGAMALIGQTMIDRREGARRLNLWRDMRRATRDTPFLSLFRPSDLWRGLAGLVCYGTLILLHPRLIGVDPLAGLSG, from the coding sequence GTGGATTGGATTGAGTTCATCGCCGCCCTGGCGGCGTTCTTCATCGCGCACTGGGCACCGCTTCGACCGAGGCTTCGGGCGCCTCTGAAGCGGATGCTTGGACAGACGGGGTTCACTTGGATCTATTCGGTTCTGTCTCTGGGCCTTCTGGCCTGGTTGATTATGGCGACGAACCGGGCGCCGCGCCTGATGATCTGGCCCTGGGCCCCCTGGCAGAACCTCTTGGTCCTCGGGGCGATGGCCGCGGCGGTTCTGATCCTCGCCTTGACGCTCGGACGGCCCAATCCCTTCTCCTTCGGAGGCGGCGGCGGCCCAGCGCCTTTCGACCCGACCCGCCCCGGCCTGACCCGGTGGATCCGCCACCCCATCCTGACGGCCCTGGCCTTGTGGGCCCTGGCCCATCTCGTCGCCAATGGCGATCTGGCCCATGTCGCGCTCTTCGGGCTGCTCGGCGCCATGGCCCTAATCGGCCAGACCATGATTGATCGTCGCGAGGGCGCAAGACGCCTAAACCTGTGGCGCGACATGCGAAGAGCGACCCGGGACACCCCGTTCCTGAGCCTTTTTCGACCCTCGGATCTGTGGCGCGGTCTGGCCGGCCTGGTCTGTTACGGGACCCTGATCCTGCTCCATCCCCGGCTGATCGGCGTCGATCCTCTCGCCGGCCTGTCGGGCTGA
- a CDS encoding response regulator transcription factor: MMVAPLVLLVDDDPAVAQSVAFALETEGFRVRRYGSAEALLEAVEDRVGEGAGLRAARCLVLDYHLPGLDGLALLNRLRAASLAGGAILITTHPRRGVCEDAARVGAVLLEKPLIGGALLEAVRDACGLSRLASEP, encoded by the coding sequence ATGATGGTCGCGCCCCTCGTCCTTCTGGTCGATGACGACCCTGCGGTGGCGCAATCCGTCGCCTTTGCGCTCGAAACCGAAGGCTTCAGGGTCCGACGATATGGCAGCGCCGAGGCGCTGCTCGAGGCCGTGGAAGATCGCGTCGGGGAGGGGGCGGGATTGCGGGCGGCGCGCTGCCTCGTCCTCGACTATCATCTGCCGGGTCTGGACGGGCTGGCGCTTCTGAATCGACTGAGAGCCGCGTCGCTCGCCGGCGGCGCCATACTGATCACCACCCACCCGCGCCGCGGGGTCTGCGAAGACGCCGCCCGCGTCGGCGCGGTCCTGCTCGAGAAACCCCTGATCGGAGGCGCCCTGCTCGAGGCCGTCAGGGACGCCTGCGGCCTCAGCCGCCTCGCGTCAGAACCGTGA
- the ftrB gene encoding transcriptional activator FtrB yields the protein MILWVMSIRQTDLDRIRTLPLFADMTPSVFRDATAGAFLQRFPAGTTLLMEGDPVDFLYVLLDGAVELQGSWKEKEAVLAVLRPVSTFILAAVMLEAPALMSARTLERSEVLMLSGEALRRTTRQDPAFGFAVVQELAGCYRGVVRMVKAHKLRGCLERVANYLLAQSARQGDPHHIVLPYGKRVLASLLGMTPENLSRAFAQLADYGVQVRGPEIHLARPRALERLARPSPLIDNHVKAGPLPIGRAGTESLTTTPGAPPPPAPSGVSAAPRTA from the coding sequence GTGATCCTGTGGGTCATGTCCATTCGTCAGACAGACCTTGACCGCATCCGCACCCTGCCCCTGTTCGCGGACATGACCCCGAGCGTCTTCCGCGACGCCACGGCCGGGGCTTTTCTGCAACGGTTCCCCGCCGGCACCACCCTGCTGATGGAGGGCGATCCGGTCGACTTTCTATATGTCTTGCTGGACGGCGCTGTGGAGCTCCAGGGGAGTTGGAAAGAGAAAGAGGCGGTTCTCGCCGTTCTGCGCCCCGTCTCGACCTTTATTCTGGCGGCCGTGATGCTCGAGGCGCCGGCCTTGATGTCCGCACGGACCCTGGAGCGGTCGGAGGTGCTGATGCTGTCCGGCGAGGCGTTGCGCCGGACCACGCGGCAAGACCCCGCCTTCGGTTTCGCCGTAGTGCAGGAATTGGCCGGCTGCTACCGCGGCGTGGTGCGTATGGTGAAGGCTCACAAGCTGCGCGGCTGCCTGGAACGCGTGGCCAACTATCTTCTGGCGCAAAGCGCCCGGCAGGGCGACCCTCATCATATCGTCTTGCCGTATGGGAAACGCGTCCTGGCCTCTCTCCTCGGCATGACGCCCGAGAATCTGTCGCGCGCCTTCGCCCAACTGGCGGACTACGGGGTTCAGGTGCGAGGCCCGGAAATTCATCTGGCGCGCCCTCGCGCGCTCGAGCGCCTGGCCCGCCCCTCGCCGCTCATCGACAACCACGTCAAGGCCGGCCCGCTTCCGATCGGACGGGCGGGGACCGAAAGCCTGACCACGACGCCCGGCGCGCCTCCGCCGCCCGCCCCCTCCGGCGTCTCCGCCGCGCCGCGCACGGCCTGA
- the fixJ gene encoding response regulator FixJ, which produces MKTTPMATMIQADTTVHVVDDDAALRDSLAFLISTNDLEPRLYASPLELLEAARREPLSGCILTDVRMPEMSGIDLARRLRASGATTPIVVMTGHADLALAVEAMRAGVQDFIEKPFDDAVLIEALQRALAEPDGARTAARDPLVAERLASLSQRELEVLEGLVAGHANKVIAYDLGISPRTVEVYRANVMTKMQVRSLSELVRVTVLTRGG; this is translated from the coding sequence ATGAAGACGACACCGATGGCGACGATGATCCAGGCTGACACGACAGTGCACGTGGTCGATGACGATGCGGCCCTGCGCGACTCCCTCGCCTTTCTGATCTCGACGAACGACCTGGAGCCGCGGCTTTACGCCTCACCGCTCGAACTGCTGGAGGCGGCGCGCCGCGAACCCCTGTCGGGCTGCATCCTCACTGATGTGCGCATGCCCGAGATGAGCGGTATCGATCTGGCGCGGCGTCTGCGCGCGAGCGGCGCGACCACTCCGATCGTGGTGATGACGGGACACGCCGACCTGGCCTTGGCCGTGGAGGCGATGCGCGCCGGCGTCCAGGACTTCATCGAAAAGCCGTTCGACGACGCCGTCTTGATCGAGGCGCTCCAGCGCGCGCTCGCGGAACCCGACGGCGCCCGCACCGCCGCACGGGACCCTCTCGTCGCCGAGCGCCTCGCTTCGCTGTCCCAACGCGAGCTAGAGGTTCTGGAGGGGCTCGTCGCCGGCCATGCCAACAAGGTGATCGCCTATGATCTCGGCATCAGTCCGCGCACCGTCGAGGTCTACCGGGCCAATGTGATGACCAAGATGCAGGTGCGCAGCCTGTCCGAGCTGGTTCGCGTCACGGTTCTGACGCGAGGCGGCTGA